The following coding sequences lie in one Actinomyces capricornis genomic window:
- a CDS encoding ROK family protein, with protein MTSPTTLSVDCGGGGIKASVLDSEGAIISRAVRTPTPYPLPPTTLVETIASLAEQLPAADRITVGMPGMLRHGVVVATPHYITRDGPRSKVLPELVEAWARFDMGRAVSQALGAPALVLNDAEVAGAGVVTGHGLEMIVTLGTGLGNAVFDNGVLAPHVEVSQGPVRWGLTYDDYIGEHERLRLGDAHWSRRVRRVVDALRPMYLWDRLYLGGGNSRRITANQLSKIGEDVVVVPNEAGMTGGARCWAMARP; from the coding sequence GTGACCTCTCCAACAACACTCTCGGTGGACTGCGGGGGCGGCGGCATCAAGGCCTCCGTCCTGGACTCCGAGGGCGCGATCATCTCGCGGGCGGTGCGCACCCCCACGCCCTACCCCCTGCCGCCCACCACCCTGGTCGAGACCATCGCCTCCCTGGCCGAGCAGCTGCCCGCCGCCGACCGCATCACCGTGGGCATGCCGGGGATGCTGCGCCACGGGGTGGTCGTGGCCACCCCGCACTACATCACCCGCGATGGCCCGCGCTCCAAGGTGCTGCCCGAGCTGGTGGAGGCCTGGGCCCGCTTCGACATGGGACGGGCCGTCAGCCAGGCCCTGGGCGCCCCCGCCCTGGTCCTCAACGACGCCGAGGTCGCGGGCGCCGGGGTGGTCACCGGGCACGGGCTGGAGATGATCGTCACCCTGGGCACGGGGCTGGGCAACGCCGTGTTCGACAACGGCGTGCTGGCCCCCCATGTGGAGGTCTCGCAGGGCCCGGTGCGCTGGGGGCTGACCTACGACGACTACATCGGGGAGCATGAGCGGCTGCGGCTCGGTGACGCCCACTGGTCCCGGCGGGTGCGCCGCGTCGTCGACGCCCTGCGACCCATGTACCTGTGGGACCGCCTCTACCTGGGCGGGGGCAACTCGCGGCGCATCACCGCCAACCAGCTGTCCAAGATCGGCGAGGACGTCGTGGTGGTCCCCAATGAGGCCGGCATGACCGGGGGCGCTCGCTGCTGGGCCATGGCCCGCCCCTGA
- a CDS encoding NAD(P)(+) transhydrogenase (Re/Si-specific) subunit beta — translation MPATLTALAGPAWAQAVPATSLPAAALPALPSPVALAYIAAAILFILAAAGLSRHETSAAGNIAGAVGMGVAVAAAIGMALTSDPGQGVVVTAVLIALALGLGAVIGMTLARRVAMTGMPQLIAVLNGLVGLAAVIVGLNSYASPEPAAEALGVFHLGEVYLGVLVGAVTFTGSILAALKLAGRVPGRPITLPGRNLLNLVALLVCLALLVAFLLLPEGSPAAWACLAAMTIIALLLGIHLVVAIGGGDMPVVVSIMNSYSGWASALTGFTINNDLLIITGALVGSSGAYLSYLMCQAMNRSFASVILGGFGTEGSSAPAGGQDGPIDEVDAASVAHLLQSARRVVITPGYGMAVAQAQYPVATLTEMLQAEGVEVTFGIHPVAGRLPGHMNVLLAEAKVPYDVVLEMDEVNDDFGEVDVVLIIGANDTVNPAAEEPDSPIAGMPVLRVWEARRVVVFKRSMAAGYAGVQNPLFFRENTSMLFGDAKETVEAIIRALE, via the coding sequence ATGCCTGCCACGCTCACCGCACTCGCAGGGCCCGCCTGGGCGCAGGCCGTGCCCGCCACGTCCCTGCCCGCTGCCGCCCTGCCCGCTCTGCCCTCGCCGGTGGCCCTGGCCTATATCGCGGCGGCGATCCTGTTCATCCTGGCCGCCGCGGGGCTCTCGCGCCATGAGACCTCCGCGGCGGGGAACATCGCCGGGGCGGTCGGCATGGGGGTGGCGGTCGCGGCGGCCATCGGCATGGCCCTGACCTCCGATCCCGGTCAGGGGGTGGTGGTCACCGCTGTGCTCATCGCCCTGGCGCTGGGCCTGGGGGCCGTGATCGGCATGACTTTGGCCAGGCGCGTGGCCATGACGGGCATGCCCCAGCTCATCGCCGTGCTCAACGGCCTCGTGGGCCTGGCCGCCGTCATCGTGGGGCTGAACTCCTACGCCTCCCCCGAGCCGGCCGCTGAGGCCCTGGGGGTCTTCCACCTGGGCGAGGTCTACCTGGGGGTGCTCGTGGGGGCGGTGACCTTCACCGGCTCGATCCTGGCGGCCCTCAAGCTCGCCGGGCGGGTACCGGGCCGGCCCATCACCCTGCCGGGACGCAACCTGCTCAACCTGGTGGCGCTCCTGGTCTGCCTGGCGCTGCTGGTGGCCTTCCTGCTGCTGCCCGAGGGCTCCCCGGCCGCCTGGGCCTGCCTGGCGGCCATGACGATCATCGCGCTCCTGCTGGGGATCCACCTGGTGGTGGCGATCGGCGGTGGGGACATGCCTGTGGTGGTCTCGATCATGAACTCCTACTCGGGATGGGCCTCGGCCCTGACCGGGTTCACCATCAACAACGACCTGCTCATCATCACCGGGGCCCTGGTGGGCTCCTCGGGCGCCTACCTGTCCTACCTCATGTGCCAGGCGATGAACCGCTCCTTCGCCTCGGTGATCCTGGGCGGCTTCGGCACCGAGGGCTCCTCGGCGCCCGCCGGTGGTCAGGACGGCCCGATCGACGAGGTCGACGCCGCCTCCGTGGCCCACCTGCTGCAGAGCGCCCGGCGCGTGGTCATCACCCCCGGCTACGGCATGGCGGTGGCCCAGGCCCAGTACCCGGTGGCCACGCTCACCGAGATGCTGCAGGCCGAGGGCGTGGAGGTGACCTTCGGCATCCACCCGGTGGCCGGCCGCCTGCCCGGGCACATGAATGTGCTGCTGGCCGAGGCCAAGGTCCCCTACGACGTCGTCCTGGAGATGGATGAGGTCAATGACGACTTCGGGGAGGTGGACGTCGTGCTCATCATCGGGGCCAATGACACGGTCAACCCTGCAGCCGAGGAGCCGGACTCCCCGATCGCGGGCATGCCGGTGCTGCGCGTGTGGGAGGCC
- a CDS encoding Re/Si-specific NAD(P)(+) transhydrogenase subunit alpha — MRIGVPCERPDRPLVSATPQTAERLSRLGHEVLVERGAGLRASAPDEAYEEAGARLAERAEVWGCDIVLSTGTPSAEELDLMSRGAMVVGRLDPARHPELLESLRERGLTGVALDAVPRISRAQAMDVLSSQANLAGYRAVIEAAAHFGRLFSGQVTAAGKFPPAQAYVIGAGVAGLSAIGTAHSLGAIVRGSDVRPEVADQVRSMGAQFVPLPGAQEVSTDGYAKELGSDQEAAARALYAQQAAQADIVITTASIPGRQAPLLLERAAIEAMRPGSVIVDMAAANGGNTELTVPGEVVRTPGGVTIVGLLDLAGRLPAQASQLYGQNIVNLLALMTPGKDGVLALDLDDEILRSVTVVHDGSVLWPPPPISVSAAPSAPTGPSPEELQQAREQEAAQQALSRRRRTAGLALVAALAAVLVLVTPAAAASHYVVLTLAVILGFHVISNVTPALHTPLMSVTNAISGIILVGAISQVGSANPLISAVSFVAIVLATVNVFGGFAVTHRMLTMFRKD; from the coding sequence GTGCGCATTGGAGTCCCCTGCGAGCGACCGGACAGGCCCCTGGTCTCCGCCACCCCGCAGACCGCCGAGAGGCTCTCGCGCCTGGGCCATGAGGTCCTGGTCGAGCGCGGTGCGGGCCTGAGAGCCAGCGCCCCCGATGAGGCCTATGAGGAGGCCGGCGCCCGCCTGGCCGAGCGGGCCGAGGTCTGGGGCTGCGACATCGTGCTGAGCACCGGCACTCCCAGCGCCGAGGAGCTGGACCTCATGAGCCGGGGCGCCATGGTCGTCGGCCGGTTGGATCCCGCCCGCCATCCCGAGCTGCTGGAGTCCCTGCGCGAGCGGGGCCTGACGGGCGTGGCGCTCGACGCCGTCCCGCGGATCTCGCGCGCCCAGGCCATGGACGTGCTCTCCTCCCAGGCCAACCTGGCCGGGTACCGGGCCGTCATCGAGGCCGCGGCGCACTTCGGGCGTCTGTTCAGCGGCCAGGTCACCGCCGCCGGCAAGTTCCCCCCGGCGCAGGCCTACGTCATCGGCGCCGGGGTCGCCGGGCTCTCAGCCATCGGCACCGCCCACTCCCTGGGCGCCATCGTGCGCGGCAGCGACGTGCGCCCCGAGGTGGCCGACCAGGTGCGCTCCATGGGGGCCCAGTTCGTGCCGCTGCCCGGCGCCCAGGAGGTCTCCACCGACGGCTACGCCAAGGAGCTGGGCAGCGATCAGGAGGCGGCGGCCCGCGCCCTGTACGCCCAGCAGGCGGCCCAGGCCGACATCGTCATCACCACCGCCTCCATCCCCGGCCGCCAGGCGCCCCTGCTGCTGGAGCGCGCCGCCATCGAGGCGATGCGCCCGGGCTCGGTGATCGTGGACATGGCGGCCGCCAATGGCGGCAACACCGAGCTGACCGTGCCCGGCGAGGTGGTGCGCACCCCCGGCGGGGTGACCATCGTGGGGCTCCTGGACCTGGCGGGGCGCCTGCCCGCCCAGGCCTCCCAGCTCTACGGGCAGAACATCGTCAACCTGCTGGCGCTGATGACGCCCGGGAAGGACGGCGTCCTCGCCCTGGACCTGGATGACGAGATCCTGCGCTCGGTGACGGTGGTCCACGACGGCTCGGTGCTGTGGCCCCCGCCGCCCATCAGCGTCTCGGCCGCGCCGTCGGCGCCCACGGGCCCCTCCCCCGAGGAGCTGCAGCAGGCCCGGGAGCAGGAGGCCGCCCAGCAGGCCCTCAGCCGACGGCGCCGCACCGCGGGCCTGGCCCTGGTGGCTGCCCTGGCGGCAGTCCTGGTGCTGGTGACGCCGGCGGCGGCCGCCAGCCACTACGTGGTCCTAACCCTGGCGGTCATCCTGGGCTTCCACGTCATCTCCAATGTCACCCCCGCCCTGCACACCCCGCTGATGTCGGTGACCAATGCGATCTCCGGGATCATCCTGGTGGGCGCGATCTCCCAGGTGGGCAGCGCCAACCCGCTCATCAGCGCCGTCAGCTTCGTGGCCATCGTGCTGGCCACGGTCAATGTCTTCGGCGGCTTCGCGGTCACCCACCGCATGCTCACCATGTTCAGGAAGGACTGA
- the truA gene encoding tRNA pseudouridine(38-40) synthase TruA — translation MAEADRAGRADDAGRADPADRAGRAVGAGRVDEEAGAGEAGGVAGGPEDDGAGSVAGGGAVRIRLDLAYDGGGFNGWAAQPGLRTVEGVLTNALTTVLRTPVRLTVAGRTDAGVHAAAQVAHLDVTAEAWRLLPGRSQRPPGEALVTRLAGVLARESQQWSRSVGLSLPRGASDVVVHRARRVSPDFDARFSALQRRYIYRVADAASPRDPRRRGHVLWLPESLDVEAMDAACAPLLGEHDFLSYCKPRQGATTIRTLTALRWRRALEGGPDGGLVTLEVAADAFCHSMVRSLVGAGLAVGQGRRPPSWPAELLAARSRQASAPVAPPHGLTLEAVTYPQPEELAAQAQRARVVRRLEC, via the coding sequence ATGGCAGAGGCAGATCGGGCGGGCCGAGCAGACGATGCAGGCCGGGCAGACCCGGCAGACCGGGCAGGCCGCGCCGTCGGGGCGGGGCGGGTCGATGAGGAGGCCGGTGCAGGCGAGGCGGGCGGCGTCGCCGGGGGGCCCGAGGACGACGGCGCGGGCAGTGTCGCGGGCGGTGGGGCGGTCCGCATCCGCCTCGATCTGGCCTACGACGGCGGGGGCTTCAACGGCTGGGCCGCCCAGCCCGGGCTGCGCACGGTCGAGGGCGTGCTCACCAATGCCCTGACCACCGTGCTGCGCACCCCGGTGCGGCTGACCGTCGCCGGGCGCACCGACGCCGGCGTGCATGCCGCCGCCCAGGTCGCCCACCTCGACGTGACCGCCGAGGCCTGGCGGCTCCTGCCGGGCCGCTCCCAGCGCCCGCCCGGCGAGGCGCTCGTCACCCGCCTGGCCGGGGTCCTGGCCCGCGAGTCCCAGCAGTGGTCCCGCTCGGTCGGGCTCAGCCTGCCTCGTGGCGCCAGCGACGTCGTTGTCCACCGGGCCCGCCGGGTCAGCCCCGACTTCGACGCCCGCTTCTCGGCCCTCCAGCGGCGCTACATCTACCGCGTCGCCGACGCCGCCTCCCCCCGCGACCCGCGCCGCCGCGGCCACGTCCTGTGGCTGCCCGAGAGTCTGGACGTCGAGGCCATGGACGCCGCCTGCGCCCCCCTGCTGGGGGAGCACGACTTCCTGTCCTACTGCAAGCCCCGCCAGGGGGCCACCACCATCCGCACCCTGACCGCGCTGCGCTGGCGGCGGGCGCTCGAGGGTGGGCCCGACGGCGGGCTGGTCACCCTGGAGGTGGCCGCCGACGCCTTCTGCCACTCCATGGTGCGCTCGCTGGTGGGGGCGGGCCTGGCCGTGGGGCAGGGGCGCCGTCCGCCGTCCTGGCCGGCCGAGCTGCTGGCGGCGCGCTCGCGGCAGGCCTCCGCCCCGGTGGCCCCGCCGCACGGTCTGACCCTGGAGGCAGTGACCTACCCGCAGCCCGAGGAGCTGGCGGCCCAGGCGCAGCGGGCCCGGGTGGTGCGGCGCCTGGAGTGCTGA